The Vitis vinifera cultivar Pinot Noir 40024 chromosome 8, ASM3070453v1 genome segment GGGTTAGTTTTGCAATATTGAGGgaattttatcccttttaatcTGTTATCCCAAAAACTATTAGGTGACCCATCTCCCGTATCTTcctaaaacccatttttttcaaGGCATATCATACACGTTTTAGAATATGTACTTTATTAGTTGGTTAAgaaaattgttataataaaagttttataCATATTGAGTTATGGTGTAAAGTTTACTATTCTcatttattttgatgatattttattGAAGCAGCCATGTTGATGTATCttctaaaagtttttaattttttctacgTGTCCAATTTGGTGAGTCAATTCCGTGGTCACGGAATGAGTAGTTGAACTGCCAATAAAGTAGAAGAGAGTTTTCAAATTGTTCAAGTGGTTACACATGTTATGTTGAATCGTGGATGGACATCACATCGTGATATCCCAGACTGAGCACATTGGAACACCCAATGAAGAACACAAGCCCCATGAGTTCATAGGCTAATAGACCAATGACCCCACGAAATAACTCATCAATCTTAAAGTGGCTCTTTTTCACTCACaaaaaattgcatataaagCCTAGAGGAAACAATGAAGCAAGCCCTTCCAATTAATAACATCCGTTTATAACTTTTCGAAATTACTTGTGaggaaaatacaaaataatgggGAAAAAgcataattaaaaatcattgcTTTTCGAAACTATCACAAGGAGGAAAAGTTTCGTCTAAAACTCCCTTCCTTTAAGGAGAAAGATTTCCAACAATTCAGAGAATTATTTCCATGAATCTATCATGCCCTATTATTTGAGGCTTCTATAGCTGAAACCCTGTACCTTTGTCTTTTGTATTTTCGGTAAATATAGAAACATGTCTCATTCCCCCGGTTCTGATTCATCCTGTTCTAAATCAATCCAATCTTGTATCAAACCAATGCCCCTGCTTCAAGAATTTGTGGGTTTTTCAATTTCCTGCAATTTGATGACTGCATGACACCAGATTTTGATCCGAAAGTACATGTATTCAAAGAACCCAAGAAATTTCTCTATAGAATAACATGATGAGAAATATTCTACGTTGCACAGATGATcagcaaaaggaaaaagaaaaacgcCCCATGTTCGATAATTACTCTGTTTCTTCATGAATCAATCTCTCCTGGTTGCCAGGGGCACCACCTCAGCCAGTGGAGTAGACAGGGGAGTTGGCATGGGAGATGTTCTGCAAACGGGGCAGGTTGGGTGCAGCCTCAGCCATGGATCGACACACTTGAGGTGGAAGAGGTGTCCACAGTCAGGCAACAGCCTGAGCATGTCACTGCCTTTGTAATCCGCCAAGCAAATGGAGCAGCAGGCCGCTGTTGAGTCCTTGTGCTGCAGCTTAGCTTCAGAGTACACCATCTTGGGGTAGCTCAAGATGGTGGCTTCATCAAGCCCCACATCCACCACAAACTCTTCCACCACAGGCTGTTGTTCACGTagaccaccaccaccaccatagGCGGCAGCAGGCACCTGCTGGGGGCGGGTGCAGAAGTATGAGGCCAAGGTGATGGTGGTGATGAGTAAGAGTATCCCCACAGATACTCCGATCCCATATCCCAAGCCACCAATGTTGTTGGACCCCAGAAAGCCACCGGAGTCCGCTGTCCCATTCATGGCCCCGGAAAATCTGAGCAGAGGGTGATTGAAGGGGTTTGAAGATCAGCCATAGCTATGGGGAAGAGGCAGTTGTTATTTGGGGGCCGGTGATAGAGATTTCAAAGTCAACGGTAACATGAGATAGAAGCAGACTTGGGGTGAGGTTTAAATCAACGAAAGATAGGGTTTTGAGGTAGTCCTCCATGTGAAGGCACAACATATATTATAGAATTTGTTTCAAGCTTAGAATATGGCGTTAGTATGTGGAAGTTTTTGAATGGTCAACGGTTCTCCATCCTTGTGGTTTAAGCCTATAGTTTGATACCAGTAACTCGTTTCTCTAAACTAATCTCTTGTGACTATCTTATTATTATATAGAATGAACCACAACCCCCCTTACAGTGCATCCCACGTTGAATGCACCACATTATAAGTTAGTGCTCTGGtacatgatattttttataacataagGTGTAgctgcatatatatatatatatatatatatatatatatatagagagagagagagagagagagagagagagagagatggatgTGAGATGTGTGGTTATGTCCTGGACCATGGAAATAGAGTGGTTGGCGCTGGTAGGTTTCACATGGGATCTATCATGATCCATGGAAACTTTACTCATTGTGTAGTTGACACAATgcgctttttatttttattttatttaaggtTAGTTATAAAGAGGTCTTGGCATAAAAGAAGCAGGCCACGTGTATACatattaaggtttttctttttaaattaaagatatttatttaaatagtttttatttaaaaccaaTTTGAGGAGTaatattgggaaaaaaaaaaagatgaaagagagagaagagaaaaaataattttaaaatttaaaatttaaaatttatttttatatgtttttttaaatttatttaatttatttttgagataaccgattaaaatgaataaaattttaagtaacCTCCCACTTTTAAtaacctaaaaaatgactcggacaaaaatatatatacactaCCCATCTAGCTACTTCACATTcttcatcaaattttatttttttttgtcatttttataaatcaaattaacacaatatatgaaaaataagggttgattttaaaaaaataaagggaatcGAAATAAGGCACTTAGGGTTTCTTTTCAATTCATGTATGAAAGTTCATTTGTAAGTTTAAAAAACTGAAAtcgaagaagaaaataatgaaacttACTTTGTGTTTTTCCCTTGTGTTATGTTGGCTTTTTGTTCTCTTGCAATGAACGAAAACGTCttttataatttgtttcttGCAGGATAACAAATGAAACAGATGGCTTTGTAGGATAAGGAAGGGGTACACCAAGATAATTAGAGTTGAAGGGGGAAATGAGTTGAAATAGGTAGAGGGTAGTGCAAAGGGGGTATTTTTGTTTGGATTGGATCATTTTAAGACTATTAAAAGTTGAGggttattttcaaaatattgagGAAATGCTCTTTTGATAGGTTAtcctttatttttcctttttatatacatattaaatattttaaatatatataaaattttaattaattttaaaaatacttttctaaAACTAAACATAACTCAAATATTTCAATCCcatagtgatttttaaaataattaaaaaaaatatttgtatttgatCCTTTGAAAGTTCTTCTAACTTGTAAATAGTCTGACTTCCAACCCACGCGTTAACAAAGGTCTATTTGTCAAACTCTGCCAATTCAATCTACTTGAGCGAATTTGACAAAAACacacctagaaaaaaaaaaaaaggggcaaTGAAGTCGTTTTCTCCCCATAGAATAACGTTCTTCTCACTGTCATTTATATTAGGTGATGAATTCTTGAGAGTTGAAGGAAGTTAAAAACTGACGGTCGACGTAGACTATGGGCGCTGTCACATCAACTATCTATTTTTACAGCCTATTCATCAAAATCCTCGGATCCAGACCCACGGTTTTCAAATTTATCATCTAAATTGCCACGTGTTAATTTCttggatttttcttaaaaatgtaataaatataCAAACTGAAagttataaatgaatttttttaaataaatttaaaaatcaaaataaataaatgattttttttaaataaaaaaaatcaaaatattttgctttcactttatgattaaaaatgatatattaatatcaattaatataattaaattaaatttattgataataagttaattttagttATGATTCGAAACGTATTATGAATGGTTACAGTAGACATGCTTccttatatacaaaaataatgcGCGTGGAATTCGTAGCACGAACACGGGGTGCTCGCAAGCTTTCAAATAGAGAAATATGGTCTTATCACTAACCAATCGGGGATGAGGTGGTGACTTAGGTGGGTTGCTTCCTAAAGGTACAAGGGGATGACATAGGATGGCATTTTTTGGGAGGTGATATTGAGATGAACTGGGTCCTAAAGGATAAGtaccaatttaaaaaaaaaaaaaatcatagaaaacatgaaatatataaaaaatatattattatttctttttttaaaaaaaagttaatacaGTTCAAAAAGGAAAGACCAgcaaactttttttcttttaatgattaATAAgtctattataaaaataatatttattgttattctaaaattcaaattttttgcttagttaaaaaaaatataatttatttaaggaAATATTTTGTGTGACATCCATGTCAACCAAAAATTTGGCAACATGCGATTGTCTTCACCATCACCTTGTAAAGAAGTCCAACCTGGCAACTAGCAACTGGCAACTGAGAATGATCTCATATCTCCTTATGTTTAACATCTTATGACTT includes the following:
- the LOC100246161 gene encoding RING-H2 finger protein ATL70, which encodes MNGTADSGGFLGSNNIGGLGYGIGVSVGILLLITTITLASYFCTRPQQVPAAAYGGGGGLREQQPVVEEFVVDVGLDEATILSYPKMVYSEAKLQHKDSTAACCSICLADYKGSDMLRLLPDCGHLFHLKCVDPWLRLHPTCPVCRTSPMPTPLSTPLAEVVPLATRRD